A single genomic interval of Zunongwangia sp. HGR-M22 harbors:
- the uvrC gene encoding excinuclease ABC subunit UvrC, whose product METPSLDVQLKTLPNSPGVYQYFDKNGKILYVGKAKNLKKRVTSYFTKRHDSHRIGVMVKKINEIRHIVVSSETDALLLENNLIKKLQPRFNVMLKDDKTYPWICIKNERFPRVFPTRRLIKDGSEYYGPFTSFKTVNTLLDLIKGLYKLRTCNYDLAEDKIRENKFKVCLEYHLGNCKGPCEGYQGEAEYNRNIDHIRQIVKGNFKDSLNQFREQMQEHAENMEFEDAQRIKNKIDVLEGYQSRSTVVNPKINNVDVFSVISDEGYGYVNFLQLMHGSIIRSHTIEMKKKLDETDEELLELGITEIRQRFNSKSPEIYVPFKLDSWDDVKVTVPKLGDKRKIVELSERNAKYFRQERFKQMKIVDPDRHVNRIMAQMKEDLRLNVEPRHIECFDNSNIQGTNPVAACVVFKNGKPSKKDYRKFNIKTVEGPDDFASMEEVVYRRYKRLLNEDEELPQLIIVDGGKGQLRSGVKALETLGLRGKIAIVGIAKRLEELFYPGDPIPLYLDKRSETLKIIQQLRDEAHRFGITFHRNKRSKAALNTELESIKGIGEKTVVELLKSFRSLKRVKEASEKSLADVVGSAKAKIVYDYYHAEPSD is encoded by the coding sequence ATGGAAACACCTTCTCTAGATGTACAATTAAAAACTTTGCCTAACAGTCCCGGCGTGTATCAATATTTCGATAAGAACGGGAAGATTCTTTATGTAGGTAAAGCCAAAAATCTAAAAAAGCGAGTAACTTCTTATTTTACCAAACGCCATGATAGTCATCGTATTGGCGTGATGGTAAAAAAGATTAATGAGATTAGGCATATAGTAGTTTCGTCGGAAACCGATGCATTATTATTAGAAAACAATCTAATTAAAAAGCTTCAGCCGCGGTTTAATGTGATGCTGAAAGATGATAAAACTTATCCCTGGATCTGTATTAAAAATGAGCGTTTTCCAAGAGTATTTCCAACTAGAAGACTTATAAAAGATGGTAGTGAATATTACGGACCTTTTACCAGTTTTAAAACCGTAAATACCTTACTCGATTTAATAAAAGGGCTTTATAAATTACGTACCTGCAATTACGACCTTGCTGAAGATAAGATTAGAGAAAACAAATTTAAAGTTTGTTTAGAATATCATTTGGGAAACTGTAAAGGCCCATGCGAAGGTTATCAGGGCGAAGCAGAATATAACCGAAATATCGATCATATTAGGCAAATTGTAAAAGGGAATTTTAAAGATTCGCTAAATCAATTTAGAGAACAAATGCAGGAGCATGCTGAAAATATGGAATTTGAAGATGCGCAACGAATAAAAAATAAGATCGATGTTTTAGAAGGCTATCAATCCAGGTCTACGGTGGTAAACCCAAAGATCAATAATGTAGATGTATTCTCTGTAATAAGTGATGAAGGCTATGGCTATGTGAATTTTCTTCAATTAATGCATGGATCGATTATCCGTTCGCATACTATAGAGATGAAGAAAAAGTTAGATGAAACCGATGAAGAATTGCTTGAGCTTGGTATTACTGAAATAAGGCAGCGTTTTAATTCGAAATCGCCTGAAATATACGTACCTTTTAAACTTGATTCCTGGGACGATGTAAAAGTAACCGTGCCAAAACTTGGCGATAAACGTAAAATAGTAGAATTATCAGAGCGAAATGCCAAATATTTCCGTCAGGAACGGTTTAAGCAAATGAAGATTGTCGATCCAGATCGCCATGTAAATCGTATCATGGCACAAATGAAGGAAGATCTTCGACTAAATGTAGAGCCAAGGCATATCGAGTGTTTTGATAACTCTAACATACAGGGAACTAATCCGGTAGCAGCTTGCGTTGTTTTTAAAAACGGTAAACCAAGTAAAAAAGATTATCGTAAATTTAATATCAAAACTGTTGAAGGTCCCGATGATTTCGCATCGATGGAAGAGGTAGTTTATAGACGCTACAAGCGTTTGTTGAATGAAGATGAAGAATTACCGCAATTAATTATTGTCGATGGAGGGAAAGGACAACTTCGCAGTGGCGTAAAGGCTTTAGAAACTTTAGGCTTGCGAGGTAAGATTGCCATTGTAGGTATTGCTAAACGTTTAGAAGAACTATTTTATCCTGGCGATCCAATTCCGCTGTATTTGGATAAAAGATCGGAAACCTTAAAGATTATTCAGCAACTAAGAGATGAAGCCCATAGATTCGGAATCACCTTTCACCGAAATAAAAGAAGTAAAGCTGCGTTAAATACAGAGCTTGAATCTATAAAAGGAATTGGGGAAAAAACGGTGGTAGAGCTTCTTAAAAGTTTCAGGTCTTTAAAA
- a CDS encoding ATP-dependent zinc protease family protein, with translation MGENKKTIIGRFDKADFPILDLEQISVKIDTGAYTSSIHCDEIIEKDEVLHCKFLDDEHESYNGKEFTFKDYEIIYVRSSNGIIQKRYQIESKIKLFNKVYKISLSLSSRQEMRFPVLLGRKFLSNKFIVDPQLIDLSFNQQHQNDEH, from the coding sequence ATGGGCGAAAACAAAAAAACAATTATTGGTCGTTTTGATAAAGCCGATTTCCCAATTTTGGATTTAGAGCAAATTTCGGTAAAAATAGATACAGGTGCCTATACTTCATCTATTCATTGCGACGAGATTATCGAAAAAGATGAAGTTTTGCATTGTAAATTTCTTGATGATGAACATGAATCGTACAATGGTAAAGAATTCACTTTTAAAGATTATGAAATTATTTATGTTAGAAGCAGCAACGGCATCATCCAAAAGCGTTATCAGATTGAATCTAAGATAAAGCTTTTTAATAAAGTTTATAAAATTTCACTTTCTTTGTCGTCACGCCAGGAAATGCGTTTCCCTGTTCTTTTAGGGCGAAAATTTTTAAGCAATAAATTTATTGTAGATCCACAATTAATCGATTTATCCTTTAACCAGCAACACCAAAACGATGAACATTAA
- the rimK gene encoding 30S ribosomal protein S6--L-glutamate ligase, protein MNIKILSRNSQLYSTKRLIEAAQKRKHTVEVVDPLKCDIVIERRNPNIYYKGNYIKDVDAIIPRIGSSVTFYGTAVVRQFEMMGAFTTTDSEALVRSRDKLRSLQVLSRAKIGLPKTVFTNYSRDVSGVISQVGGPPLVIKLLEGTQGVGVVLAETKNAAESVIEAFNGLQARVIVQEFIKEAKGADIRAFVVDGHVVGAMKRQGKEGEFRSNLHRGGSAESIELSDDEEIAAVKATKAMGLGVAGVDMLQSSRGPLILEVNSSPGLEGIEKATGKDIAKTIIRYIEKHA, encoded by the coding sequence ATGAACATTAAAATCCTTTCCAGAAACTCACAACTTTATTCCACAAAACGGCTAATTGAAGCCGCACAGAAACGTAAACACACAGTAGAGGTCGTAGATCCACTAAAGTGTGACATCGTGATTGAAAGGAGAAACCCAAATATTTATTATAAGGGTAACTATATAAAAGATGTAGATGCGATTATCCCTAGAATAGGCTCCTCGGTTACTTTTTATGGTACTGCTGTGGTTCGCCAATTCGAGATGATGGGAGCTTTTACGACTACAGATAGCGAAGCTTTAGTAAGAAGCCGGGATAAATTAAGAAGTTTACAAGTACTTTCTCGTGCTAAAATTGGCCTTCCTAAAACAGTATTTACAAATTACTCGAGAGATGTTTCCGGTGTTATCAGTCAGGTTGGAGGACCACCATTGGTAATTAAACTATTAGAAGGAACACAAGGTGTTGGTGTTGTTCTTGCTGAAACTAAAAATGCAGCAGAATCTGTTATTGAAGCATTTAACGGTTTACAGGCTCGTGTGATCGTCCAGGAATTTATTAAAGAAGCAAAAGGTGCAGATATTAGAGCATTTGTGGTAGACGGTCATGTAGTTGGTGCAATGAAGCGTCAAGGAAAGGAAGGAGAATTCCGTTCTAACCTTCACCGAGGCGGTAGCGCAGAATCTATAGAACTTAGTGATGACGAAGAAATTGCAGCGGTAAAAGCTACAAAAGCAATGGGACTTGGAGTTGCCGGTGTAGATATGCTACAAAGTTCACGCGGGCCATTAATTCTTGAAGTTAATTCTTCTCCAGGTTTAGAAGGGATCGAAAAAGCTACAGGGAAAGATATTGCCAAAACCATCATTAGATATATCGAAAAACACGCCTAA
- a CDS encoding succinylglutamate desuccinylase/aspartoacylase family protein, which translates to MPQITKDNVLEILGKKILPGKSATINLNMAKLYTTTSVEVPVIIERSKNPGPVVLITAGIHGDELNGVEVVRQLISKEINKPKCGTTICIPVVNVFGFLNMAREFPDGRDLNRMFPGTKNGSLAGRFAFQFVQEILPIADFCLDFHTGGASRFNVAQIRVKKGDKKSIELANIFKAPFTVVSTTITKSYRETCSKMGIPILLFEGGKSQDSNKEIARHGVEGTMRILNHLDMLKPKFDLPDAHAESILIENTSWMRAKYSGLLHLKVPCGKHVEKGEYIGTITDPYGKFRHKIKSRSQGYIINVNEAPIVYQGDAIFHISSLSKNIDE; encoded by the coding sequence ATGCCTCAAATCACAAAAGATAACGTCCTGGAAATTCTGGGCAAAAAGATTTTACCCGGCAAAAGCGCTACGATTAATCTTAACATGGCAAAACTCTATACGACAACATCGGTAGAAGTTCCTGTGATTATCGAGCGATCCAAAAACCCGGGGCCTGTGGTTTTAATTACTGCCGGAATCCATGGTGACGAATTGAATGGCGTTGAAGTGGTAAGACAACTCATAAGCAAAGAAATTAACAAACCTAAATGCGGCACAACCATTTGTATACCTGTAGTAAACGTATTTGGTTTTTTAAATATGGCGAGAGAATTTCCTGATGGTCGGGATCTTAACCGAATGTTTCCGGGAACCAAAAATGGTTCGTTAGCCGGAAGGTTTGCATTTCAATTTGTACAAGAAATTTTACCGATTGCAGATTTCTGTTTAGATTTTCACACAGGAGGCGCCAGTAGATTTAATGTAGCTCAAATTCGAGTAAAAAAAGGCGACAAAAAGAGTATAGAACTTGCTAATATCTTTAAAGCACCATTTACTGTGGTTTCCACGACGATTACCAAGTCGTATCGCGAAACTTGCTCAAAAATGGGAATCCCTATCTTACTTTTTGAAGGTGGTAAATCACAGGATAGTAATAAAGAAATTGCAAGACACGGTGTTGAAGGTACAATGAGAATTCTTAATCACCTTGACATGCTAAAGCCTAAATTTGATCTACCAGATGCTCATGCCGAATCAATTTTAATTGAAAACACTTCATGGATGCGCGCTAAATACAGCGGACTTTTACATCTAAAAGTTCCCTGTGGTAAGCATGTTGAAAAAGGAGAATATATAGGTACTATCACCGATCCCTACGGAAAGTTTAGACATAAAATTAAATCCCGTAGCCAGGGCTACATCATTAACGTTAACGAAGCCCCAATCGTTTATCAGGGAGATGCTATTTTCCACATCTCATCTTTATCAAAAAATATAGATGAATAA
- a CDS encoding 5-formyltetrahydrofolate cyclo-ligase: protein MNKHQLRKKYKALRLKLSTEVIEELSLEIANNLLKLDIWENEFYHLFLSIAEQMEVDTEFILHILQGKDKNVVIPRTDIEQNALINYLLTDTTKIQKNRWNIPEPVDGIEIAPDNIDVVFVPLLAFDKTGHRIGYGKGYYDTFLSSCKPNVIKIGLSFYEAEDAFEDVYSSDIPLDYCVTPKQVYKF from the coding sequence ATGAATAAGCACCAGTTACGTAAAAAATACAAAGCCTTACGATTAAAACTTTCTACGGAAGTTATTGAAGAACTCAGTTTAGAAATTGCCAATAATTTGCTGAAATTAGACATCTGGGAGAACGAATTTTACCATTTGTTTTTAAGCATTGCTGAACAAATGGAAGTTGACACCGAATTCATCTTACATATTCTACAAGGAAAAGATAAGAATGTGGTGATTCCCAGAACTGATATTGAGCAAAATGCGCTAATTAATTATTTACTTACCGACACCACCAAAATCCAGAAAAATCGCTGGAACATCCCTGAACCTGTCGATGGAATTGAAATCGCTCCAGATAATATAGACGTTGTTTTTGTGCCGTTACTAGCGTTTGATAAAACAGGACATCGCATTGGCTACGGAAAAGGCTATTACGATACGTTTTTGAGTTCCTGCAAACCCAATGTTATTAAAATCGGCCTTTCTTTTTATGAAGCTGAAGATGCTTTTGAAGATGTCTACTCTAGTGACATTCCGCTTGATTACTGCGTTACTCCCAAGCAGGTTTATAAGTTTTAG
- a CDS encoding lipoprotein signal peptidase, whose product MSLKKAGLIIFIVLLIDQVSKIYIKTNFMLGEEVKVLDWFRILFVENEGMAWGTKIPGQYGKLALTLFRLVAIFGIGYWLVDSIKKNGSRILITSIALIFAGAFGNIIDSVFYGITFSDSYNKIATFLPEGGGYGTLFHGKVVDMLYFPLYEGYLPDWIPFWGGKFFTFFEPVFNIADSSISIGVVLLLLFNKRAFPKEEKE is encoded by the coding sequence ATGTCTTTAAAGAAAGCAGGCTTAATTATATTTATTGTTCTTTTAATCGATCAGGTTTCTAAGATTTATATCAAAACCAACTTTATGCTTGGTGAAGAAGTAAAAGTTTTAGATTGGTTTAGAATTTTGTTTGTTGAAAACGAAGGAATGGCCTGGGGAACCAAAATTCCCGGTCAATACGGCAAACTGGCGCTTACTTTATTTAGATTAGTAGCAATTTTTGGAATAGGTTATTGGCTGGTGGATTCTATTAAAAAGAATGGAAGCCGAATTTTGATTACTTCTATTGCTTTAATTTTTGCCGGTGCATTTGGAAATATCATCGATTCTGTTTTCTACGGAATTACTTTTAGCGATAGCTATAATAAAATAGCGACCTTTTTACCTGAAGGAGGAGGCTACGGGACACTTTTCCACGGAAAGGTGGTAGATATGCTCTATTTTCCTTTATATGAAGGCTATTTACCAGATTGGATTCCGTTTTGGGGTGGCAAATTTTTTACTTTTTTCGAGCCTGTTTTTAATATTGCAGATTCTTCGATAAGTATTGGTGTAGTTTTGTTGCTGCTTTTTAATAAAAGAGCTTTCCCGAAAGAAGAGAAGGAGTAG
- a CDS encoding DUF4097 family beta strand repeat-containing protein, whose amino-acid sequence MNNLQKYFVLIALCIFANHSELFAQRDTQNILSSDFNEIVFDADEVFKINIYSENRETVKFNTHSEGEYFNNIQLKTKLDNGILILESQYPERLVGGFDKLSAHKVFSFEVDIYIPEGKIMTINSNSASIIIKGKFESLTANLQRGYCILKNFDGNCTVNTYKGDITAQVASGKVTAKSRNGEVFVDQHLSGMHQIKLTSINGDISVQKTK is encoded by the coding sequence ATGAACAATTTGCAGAAATATTTTGTTTTAATAGCGCTATGTATTTTTGCTAATCATAGCGAGCTTTTCGCACAAAGAGATACGCAAAACATTCTAAGTTCAGATTTTAATGAGATTGTTTTTGATGCCGACGAGGTTTTTAAAATCAATATTTATAGTGAAAATCGAGAAACGGTAAAATTCAATACACATTCTGAAGGAGAATATTTTAATAATATTCAGCTGAAGACAAAGCTAGATAACGGAATTTTGATTTTAGAGAGTCAATATCCAGAGCGCTTAGTTGGAGGTTTTGATAAGCTTAGTGCGCACAAAGTATTTTCTTTTGAAGTTGATATTTATATTCCGGAGGGAAAAATAATGACTATAAATTCAAATTCAGCTTCGATAATTATTAAAGGCAAATTTGAAAGTTTAACAGCTAATCTTCAACGAGGATATTGTATTTTAAAAAACTTCGATGGTAACTGCACGGTTAATACCTATAAAGGAGATATTACAGCACAGGTGGCTTCCGGAAAAGTTACGGCTAAAAGTAGGAATGGAGAAGTTTTTGTCGATCAACACTTATCTGGAATGCACCAAATTAAATTAACTTCTATTAATGGAGATATAAGCGTGCAAAAAACTAAATAA
- a CDS encoding TraR/DksA family transcriptional regulator — MSSDVKERFSDADLAEFKQLIQGKIAKAKEQLEIYQNAYKNDGNNGTDDTSPTFKAFEEGSETMSKEANSQLAIRQEKFIRDLKNALTRIENKTYGICRVTGKLINKERLKLVPHATLSIEAKNMQK, encoded by the coding sequence ATGTCAAGTGATGTAAAAGAGCGTTTTAGCGACGCAGACCTGGCTGAATTTAAGCAGCTAATTCAAGGCAAAATTGCCAAAGCTAAGGAACAACTAGAAATCTATCAAAATGCGTATAAAAATGATGGTAATAATGGTACAGATGATACCTCACCAACATTTAAGGCATTCGAGGAAGGTAGCGAAACGATGAGCAAAGAGGCAAATTCTCAATTAGCCATTCGTCAGGAGAAATTCATAAGAGATCTTAAAAACGCATTAACGCGTATAGAGAATAAAACTTATGGTATTTGCCGTGTAACCGGAAAGTTGATTAACAAGGAAAGATTAAAGCTTGTTCCTCATGCTACACTAAGTATTGAAGCTAAAAATATGCAGAAATAA
- the ileS gene encoding isoleucine--tRNA ligase, whose product MSTKFPEYKGLDLPKVAEETLKYWKENQIFEKSITSREGEKPFVFFEGPPSANGLPGIHHVMARAIKDIFCRYKTQKGFQVKRKAGWDTHGLPVELGVEKELGITKEDIGTKISVEQYNEACKNAVMRYTDVWNDLTEKMGYWVDMDDPYITYKPKYMETVWYLLKEIYNKGHIYKGYTIQPYSPKAGTGLSSHELNQPGTYQDVSDTTVTAMFKSKKETLPAGLKEYAEEVFLIAWTTTPWTLPSNTALTVGPKIEYVAVKTYNQYTFEPITILVGKPLVAKQFDKKFKQVESEEKLKAYKEGDKKIPFLIGETYLGKDLVGIEYEQLLPYALPYENPENAFRVIAGDFVTTEDGTGIVHTAPTFGADDAMVAKQATPAVPPMLVKDDNDNLVPLVDLQGKFRPEMGEFAGKYVKNEYYGDGEAPEKSVDVEIAIKLKEENRAFKVEKYVHSYPNCWRTDKPILYYPLDSWFIKVTDVKDRMHELNTGINWKPKSTGEGRFGNWLANANDWNLSRSRYWGIPLPIWRTEDGREEKIIGSVEELKIEITKAVEAGVMDKDIFADFKIGDMSEENYANVDLHKNVVDTITLVSESGKPMKREADLIDVWFDSGSMPYAQWHYPFENKEKVEKDWRKADFIAEGVDQTRGWFYTLHAIATMTFDDVAYKNVVSNGLVLDKNGQKMSKRLGNAVDPFETLAAYGPDATRWYMIANANPWDNLKFDIEGIGEVSRKFFGTLYNTYSFFTLYANIDNFTYAEADVPLAERPEIDRWILSELHTLIAKVDKFYAEYEPTRATRAISEFVQENLSNWFVRLSRRRFWKGDYEQDKISAYQTLYTCLETVAKLGAPVAPFFMDALYKDLNSTTNKENYESVHTSLFPVYDEKFVDKSLERKMEKAQTISSLVLSLRKKEMIKVRQPLQRIMIPILDQQQGEEILAVQDLIKSEVNVKEVELIDDASGILVKQIKPNFRVLGPRFGKEMKHVVAKINQLQADDIATIEKEGKIDVEVNGELITLDASEVEISSQDIEGWLVASSGNITVALDVNISEELKKEGVARELINRIQNMRKDSGFEVTDTINVTIKKDGIVEDAVNENLTYIKTETLTAALELAEVVNDGVDVEFDDVTTKLLITKN is encoded by the coding sequence ATGAGCACAAAGTTCCCTGAATATAAAGGACTTGACTTACCAAAAGTTGCAGAGGAGACATTAAAATATTGGAAAGAAAACCAAATATTTGAAAAGAGTATAACTTCACGTGAGGGTGAAAAGCCATTTGTGTTTTTTGAAGGCCCGCCATCGGCAAACGGATTGCCGGGGATTCACCACGTGATGGCAAGAGCAATTAAGGATATTTTTTGTCGCTATAAAACTCAAAAAGGATTTCAAGTTAAACGTAAAGCAGGTTGGGATACTCATGGTCTTCCGGTAGAGCTTGGCGTAGAAAAGGAACTTGGAATCACCAAAGAAGATATAGGCACTAAAATTAGTGTAGAGCAATATAACGAAGCTTGTAAAAATGCGGTAATGCGCTACACCGATGTGTGGAACGACCTTACCGAAAAAATGGGGTATTGGGTAGATATGGACGATCCTTATATCACCTACAAGCCAAAATATATGGAGACGGTTTGGTACCTGCTAAAAGAGATCTATAACAAAGGTCATATTTATAAAGGCTATACCATTCAGCCATATTCACCAAAAGCAGGTACGGGTTTAAGTTCTCACGAGCTTAATCAGCCGGGAACCTATCAGGATGTTTCGGATACTACGGTAACCGCAATGTTTAAATCTAAAAAAGAAACACTTCCGGCAGGATTAAAAGAGTATGCAGAAGAGGTATTCTTAATTGCCTGGACAACCACTCCATGGACGCTTCCTAGTAACACCGCGCTTACTGTAGGCCCAAAAATTGAATATGTAGCGGTAAAAACGTATAATCAATATACGTTCGAGCCTATTACTATTTTGGTGGGTAAACCGCTTGTGGCTAAACAATTCGATAAGAAGTTTAAGCAGGTAGAAAGTGAAGAAAAACTTAAAGCTTACAAAGAAGGCGATAAGAAAATCCCTTTTTTAATTGGCGAAACTTACTTAGGAAAAGATCTAGTAGGAATCGAATATGAGCAACTATTGCCATACGCGCTGCCTTATGAAAATCCAGAAAATGCATTCCGTGTAATTGCTGGTGATTTTGTAACTACAGAAGATGGTACCGGTATTGTACATACCGCACCGACTTTTGGTGCAGATGATGCTATGGTTGCCAAACAAGCAACTCCTGCAGTGCCACCAATGTTGGTGAAAGATGATAATGATAATCTAGTCCCGCTAGTTGATTTACAAGGAAAATTTAGACCAGAAATGGGCGAATTTGCTGGTAAATATGTGAAGAATGAATATTACGGCGATGGTGAAGCACCTGAAAAATCTGTAGATGTAGAAATCGCTATTAAGCTGAAGGAAGAAAACAGAGCTTTTAAGGTTGAAAAATATGTGCACAGTTATCCAAACTGTTGGCGTACCGATAAGCCAATTTTATATTATCCGTTAGATTCCTGGTTTATTAAAGTGACCGATGTTAAAGATCGTATGCACGAGCTAAATACCGGAATTAACTGGAAACCAAAATCTACCGGAGAAGGTCGTTTTGGAAACTGGTTAGCCAATGCGAACGACTGGAACTTGTCTCGAAGCCGATATTGGGGAATTCCGTTACCAATTTGGAGAACCGAAGATGGTAGAGAAGAAAAGATCATTGGCTCTGTTGAAGAATTAAAAATTGAAATCACAAAAGCTGTTGAAGCAGGAGTGATGGACAAGGATATTTTTGCTGATTTTAAAATTGGCGATATGAGTGAAGAAAACTACGCTAATGTAGATCTTCATAAAAATGTGGTAGATACGATTACGTTGGTTTCTGAATCTGGAAAACCAATGAAGCGTGAAGCCGATCTAATCGATGTTTGGTTCGATTCTGGTTCTATGCCTTATGCGCAATGGCACTACCCATTCGAGAATAAAGAGAAAGTAGAGAAAGACTGGCGTAAAGCCGATTTTATTGCTGAAGGTGTCGATCAAACCCGTGGTTGGTTCTATACTTTACATGCAATAGCAACTATGACTTTTGATGATGTTGCGTATAAAAATGTAGTTTCAAACGGACTCGTTTTAGACAAAAACGGACAGAAAATGTCTAAGCGTTTGGGTAACGCAGTAGATCCGTTCGAAACTTTGGCTGCTTACGGGCCAGATGCTACACGGTGGTACATGATTGCTAATGCGAATCCGTGGGATAATTTAAAGTTTGATATCGAAGGAATAGGAGAAGTAAGCCGTAAATTCTTCGGTACACTATATAATACCTATTCATTCTTTACGCTGTATGCAAATATTGATAACTTCACCTATGCTGAAGCTGATGTTCCGTTAGCAGAACGTCCTGAAATCGATCGTTGGATTCTTTCAGAATTACATACACTTATTGCAAAAGTTGATAAATTTTATGCAGAATACGAGCCAACCAGAGCAACCAGAGCCATTTCAGAATTTGTTCAGGAAAACTTAAGTAACTGGTTTGTGCGTTTAAGCCGTAGAAGATTCTGGAAAGGCGATTACGAGCAAGATAAAATTTCAGCATACCAAACCTTATATACTTGTCTTGAAACTGTAGCCAAGCTAGGTGCTCCTGTAGCGCCATTCTTTATGGATGCATTATATAAAGATTTAAATAGCACTACTAATAAAGAAAATTACGAGTCGGTTCACACTTCTTTGTTCCCGGTTTACGACGAGAAGTTTGTAGACAAATCTTTAGAACGTAAGATGGAAAAAGCACAAACAATTTCAAGTTTGGTACTTTCACTTCGTAAAAAAGAAATGATCAAGGTAAGGCAACCACTGCAACGCATCATGATTCCGATTTTAGATCAGCAACAGGGAGAAGAAATTCTAGCCGTTCAGGATTTAATTAAATCTGAAGTGAATGTAAAAGAAGTGGAGCTTATCGATGATGCTTCAGGCATTTTGGTAAAACAAATAAAACCGAATTTCCGTGTTTTAGGACCTCGTTTCGGAAAGGAAATGAAGCACGTGGTTGCTAAAATTAATCAACTTCAAGCCGATGATATTGCCACTATTGAAAAAGAAGGTAAAATAGATGTTGAAGTAAATGGAGAATTGATTACTTTGGACGCCAGTGAAGTGGAAATAAGTTCACAAGATATCGAAGGTTGGTTAGTGGCCTCTAGTGGAAATATAACAGTAGCCTTAGATGTAAATATTTCTGAAGAATTAAAGAAAGAAGGTGTTGCCAGAGAATTGATTAATCGAATCCAAAATATGAGAAAAGATAGTGGATTTGAGGTGACCGATACTATAAATGTAACCATAAAGAAAGACGGGATTGTCGAGGATGCTGTCAATGAAAATTTAACCTATATCAAAACTGAAACTTTAACTGCAGCACTCGAACTTGCAGAAGTAGTAAACGATGGAGTAGATGTTGAATTTGATGATGTTACTACTAAATTATTAATCACAAAAAACTGA